The proteins below are encoded in one region of Brassica napus cultivar Da-Ae chromosome A6, Da-Ae, whole genome shotgun sequence:
- the LOC106429849 gene encoding uncharacterized protein LOC106429849, producing MITCELELPNCTPIIYSAIYASNLSEERTDLWVELLNVHSAHALDARPWMIGGDFNQILHCHEHSSFSHNRHAPQIFQFRDSLLQMGVFDLRFYGPVHTWTNNRNATPIAKKLDRCLINSDYLTSFPNATATFLPLSPSNHTLCLINLAFQLPKAGTQPFRFLNYLTKHPSFLEVVTDAWLLAGSVSANLATLCWKLKSIKRSLKTLNKENFLNIQQRVNEYYRLLQHAQVHALTDPTPQTFAEEHELNLKWQFLRQIEECFFQQKSRITWLREGDLNTTYFHRVCQMRASFNAIRSFLLLSGVTITDPLEMSAHAISHFKAVLGPDLLSVIWYSSSNWFQSLTPFTCSQQKTNSILLMPTNAEITKLIFSLNPNKAPGPDGLTYGFLKASWTLLGT from the coding sequence ATGATTACTTGTGAACTAGAGCTTCCTAATTGCACCCCTATCATCTACTCTGCCATCTATGCGTCAAATCTTAGCGAAGAGAGAACTGACCTTTGGGTTGAGCTATTGAATGTGCACTCAGCTCATGCCCTAGACGCAAGGCCATGGATGATAGGAGGCGACTTTAATCAAATTCTCCACTGCCATGAGCATTCTTCCTTCTCTCACAATAGACATGCTCCTCAAATTTTCCAATTCCGTGACAGTCTGCTCCAGATGGGGGTTTTTGATCTTCGATTCTATGGACCTGTTCACACATGGACAAACAATCGTAATGCTACTCCTATTGCAAAGAAACTTGATAGATGCCTAATCAACAGTGACTATCTTACCAGTTTCCCTAATGCCACTGCCACCTTTCTTCCACTGTCCCCCTCTAATCACACCCTCTGCCTTATTAACCTTGCTTTCCAACTCCCTAAAGCTGGAACCCAACCCTTTCGGTTCTTAAACTACTTAACCAAACACCCGAGCTTCTTGGAGGTTGTTACTGATGCGTGGTTGCTCGCCGGAAGTGTGTCTGCCAACCTTGCAACTCTGTGTTGGAAGCTGAAAAGCATAAAAAGGAGTCTCAAAACtcttaataaagaaaatttctTAAATATCCAACAAAGAGTTAATGAATATTACCGTTTGTTACAACATGCGCAGGTACATGCCTTAACAGACCCAACTCCACAAACTTTTGCTGAAGAACACGAACTGAACCTGAAATGGCAATTCTTGAGACAGATTGAGGAATGCTTCTTTCAACAAAAGTCTAGGATAACTTGGCTCAGAGAAGGAGATCTCAACACTACATATTTCCACCGTGTTTGCCAGATGAGAGCAAGCTTTAATGCCATTCGCTCGTTCCTCCTACTGTCAGGTGTTACCATTACCGATCCATTGGAGATGAGCGCTCACGCCATCTCACATTTTAAGGCTGTCCTCGGCCCAGACCTCCTCTCCGTGATATGGTACTCCTCGTCTAACTGGTTTCAAAGTCTTACACCCTTCACCTGCAGCCAACAGAAGACGAACTCCATACTCCTGATGCCTACAAATGCAGAAATCACTAAGCTCATATTTTCTCTCAACCCAAATAAAGCGCCAGGGCCTGATGGACTAACCTATGGTTTCTTAAAAGCTTCTTGGACACTGCTAGGCACATAA